The Dysgonomonadaceae bacterium PH5-43 genomic interval ATTGATTAATTGTTTGTAATTCAGTACCATAAATATAATCAATCTTTAGCTGTTATGCTAATTTTTTATCGAATTTCTTATATCGAACTCACGTTTGTTTATTAAAAAATCTTATTGCTTTTATCGATTTTGTGGCATATTTTAGTTAAAAACATTGAGTTTATTGTTAAAATACAGTACTTTGTATTGCATAGTAATATGTTTTGTTTATATTTGCACCGTGATTAATAAATAAAGAGTATGGAAAACAAGAATGCAGACAATGTAAAATCGCAGATGCGTAAAGGGATATTAGAATATTGTATTCTAATAATTCTGGATAGAGAACCCTCGTATGCACCCGATATAATAAAGGTGTTGCAAGAAGCAAGACTTATAGTGGTCGAAGGCACGCTATACCCATTGCTTACTCGGCTTAAGAATATGAATTTGTTGAGTTATCAATGGATAGAGTCTACTCAAGGACCTCCTCGTAAATACTATAAATTAACTCCGGAAGGAAAAGAATTTTTGGCAGAATTAGGTACTGCTTGGGACGATATAGAAAATACAATCAATCATTTGAAACAAATATAATACTTTTAATACAATGAAAAGAACATTAACAGTAAACTTAAACGGTAGAGTATTTAATATTGATGAAGATGCTTACCAACTTTTAGACAACTACTTGACAAATCTGCGTGCTTATTTTAGCAAAGAAGAAGACTCTGATGAGATAGTTGCCGATTTTGAAGCTCGTATAGAGGAATTGCTTAGCGGACGAGTGCGACTTGGATATAATGTTATTTCTATCGAAGAGGTAGAAAAAGTGATTGCTCAAATGGGGAAACCCGACGATTTTGGAGATGATGCTACCTCCGTAGATGATAGCGCAACTAATACACAAGCTTCTTCAGAAGGATATGCAAAGCCTGAAGAACCAGTGAAAAAGAAACTGTTTCGCAATCCCGATGATAAGGTTCTTGGTGGAGTGTGTTCGGGTTTAGCTATGTATTTTAATTGTAGCGTGTTGGCGTTGAGGCTTATAGCTATAGTATTGATATTCTTAACATCCTTCTGGATTGTTCCTGTGTATTTAATAGCTTGGTTGGTTATCCCTCGAGCAAATACGGCAACCCAAAAATTACAAATGATGGGAGAGCCTATTACGCTTGATAATATAGGTAGGGTAGTGTCGTCCAATTCGATAATCCAATCTAATAATGATGGTTGTGTATTATCATTTTTGAAAATATGTTTGGTAGTTTTGTGTATATTTCTAGGATTACCATTTTTAGTATTGTTGATTGTAGCTTTATTTAAGGCAATAGCAGCAATATTTGGTATAGGAGTAGGTGGTTTAATGGGATTTATGCCAATGTTTACGTTTGGATTAGGTAATGAATCAATATCTACAATTATTGCTTTGATATTTGTTGTCGGAATACCTGTAGTGTCATTATTATACGTAATACTATCGGCAATATTTAAGTTTTCACCACTACATAAAGCTATTAAGTGGACGGGTGTAATTGTGTGGATTATAGCTTTGGTAGTGTTGTTTGCAGCGTTATCTTCTAAACCATTTAAACTTTCATCGCCATTTGGATTTACGTTTACAAAAACAGTTAGAGAATACAGAGGAAATGGTAATCTTTATAATAAAGAAATTTTGTTTACAGATAACGTAACTGAAGTTAGCGTAGATGGTATTGAAGCGACAGTAAATCTAGAACAGCACGATGCAGATTCTACAGTAGTGTTTATAAGTGGAGATGGTGATTTGGTTTACATGATTGATATTGAACGAAAACCAGGTGGTTTATTAAAAATAAACAAAGGAGTTCATAACCCTTATGCTCCAACTATGCCTTTGATAATAACAATCAAGACGCCAAATTTGAATAAAATAAAGATACAAGGTGTGGAGAATGTAAATATAGTTGGTAATTTTACAGCTCAAAACTTATTGTTAGATATAAAAGATGTAGAATCGGTAATAGTCGACAGTCTTCTTGTTGATAAGTTAGATGTTAAAATGAAAGATATATTAAATGTTGTTTTGGGAGGTAATGCAAAAGCAGCGTACATTGATGTTCGAAATGTAGATGTTTTAGATAAAAAATCATTAACTGTAGAAACTTATAAAAGTCTTAGAGTAAAATAAATATAAAACGTATGGCATGAAAAAAGAGAAAATGCAAATCCGTAACAGTACTGCCGAATTTCTTATTTTTACTAATCAAGCAAAGGAAGACGGTATTGAAGTTCGAGTTCAGGGCGAAACAATATGGCTTAGTCAAAAATTGATGGCAGCTTTGTTTGATTGCTCTACGGATAATATATCATTACATCTTAAAAATATATTTAAAGAAAACGAGTTAGAGGAGAATACAGTTACCGAGTATTTCTCGGCAACTGCATCAGATGGTAAGACTTATAAGGTAAAGCATTATAATTTAGATGCAATTGCTAATTTATAAAATAAATATAAAAAGTATGGCATTAATAAAATCAGTTAGAGGATTTACTCCTCAAATAGGCGAAAAGGTTTACTTGGCCGACAATGCAACTATAATAGGTGATGTGATTATCGGTAACGAGTGCAGTATTTGGTTTAATACAGTATTAAGAGGCGATGTTAATTCTATTAGAATAGGCGACAGAGTGAATGTGCAAGACGGAACAGTTATTCATACTCTGTATCAAAAATCGATAACAGAGATAGGTAACGATGTATCTATCGGTCATAACGTAACTATACACGGAGCAAAAATAGAAGACGGGGCTCTTATAGGTATGAATGCTGTAGTTTTAGATCACGCCGTAATAGGAGAGGGGGCATTGATAGCAGCAGGCTCTGTAGTGTTAAGTGGTACTATTGTAGAGCCAGGGTGCATATATGGTGGTACGCCTGCCAAGTTTATCAAAAAACTTGATCCCGAACAATCGAAAGAAATTAATCAGAAGATAGCTAAAAACTATCTTATGTACTCGCAGTGGTACGAAGAATAGTAGTTCTTTTTTTAAGTTTTGTCCCCGATTGTTTATATTTCGGGGACAATAATCTTTTCCCTTTTTTACTTTTTCTCTTTCAAA includes:
- a CDS encoding hypothetical protein (product_source=COG3943; cath_funfam=3.30.40.10; cog=COG3943), which produces MKKEKMQIRNSTAEFLIFTNQAKEDGIEVRVQGETIWLSQKLMAALFDCSTDNISLHLKNIFKENELEENTVTEYFSATASDGKTYKVKHYNLDAIANL
- a CDS encoding carbonic anhydrase/acetyltransferase-like protein (isoleucine patch superfamily) (product_source=COG0663; cath_funfam=2.160.10.10; cog=COG0663; pfam=PF14602; superfamily=51161), with protein sequence MALIKSVRGFTPQIGEKVYLADNATIIGDVIIGNECSIWFNTVLRGDVNSIRIGDRVNVQDGTVIHTLYQKSITEIGNDVSIGHNVTIHGAKIEDGALIGMNAVVLDHAVIGEGALIAAGSVVLSGTIVEPGCIYGGTPAKFIKKLDPEQSKEINQKIAKNYLMYSQWYEE
- a CDS encoding phage shock protein PspC (stress-responsive transcriptional regulator) (product_source=COG1983; cath_funfam=3.90.930.12; cog=COG1983; pfam=PF04024,PF10988; superfamily=54277; transmembrane_helix_parts=Inside_1_124,TMhelix_125_144,Outside_145_147,TMhelix_148_170,Inside_171_215,TMhelix_216_238,Outside_239_241,TMhelix_242_264,Inside_265_270,TMhelix_271_293,Outside_294_302,TMhelix_303_322,Inside_323_519), producing the protein MKRTLTVNLNGRVFNIDEDAYQLLDNYLTNLRAYFSKEEDSDEIVADFEARIEELLSGRVRLGYNVISIEEVEKVIAQMGKPDDFGDDATSVDDSATNTQASSEGYAKPEEPVKKKLFRNPDDKVLGGVCSGLAMYFNCSVLALRLIAIVLIFLTSFWIVPVYLIAWLVIPRANTATQKLQMMGEPITLDNIGRVVSSNSIIQSNNDGCVLSFLKICLVVLCIFLGLPFLVLLIVALFKAIAAIFGIGVGGLMGFMPMFTFGLGNESISTIIALIFVVGIPVVSLLYVILSAIFKFSPLHKAIKWTGVIVWIIALVVLFAALSSKPFKLSSPFGFTFTKTVREYRGNGNLYNKEILFTDNVTEVSVDGIEATVNLEQHDADSTVVFISGDGDLVYMIDIERKPGGLLKINKGVHNPYAPTMPLIITIKTPNLNKIKIQGVENVNIVGNFTAQNLLLDIKDVESVIVDSLLVDKLDVKMKDILNVVLGGNAKAAYIDVRNVDVLDKKSLTVETYKSLRVK
- a CDS encoding PadR family transcriptional regulator PadR (product_source=KO:K10947; cath_funfam=1.10.10.10; cog=COG1695; ko=KO:K10947; pfam=PF03551; superfamily=46785), producing MENKNADNVKSQMRKGILEYCILIILDREPSYAPDIIKVLQEARLIVVEGTLYPLLTRLKNMNLLSYQWIESTQGPPRKYYKLTPEGKEFLAELGTAWDDIENTINHLKQI